Proteins from a genomic interval of Treponema brennaborense DSM 12168:
- a CDS encoding ComEC/Rec2 family competence protein, which produces MVNSVKNVFSKYAFCAAAGVYAALFCCGVITVSVPRTLRSLIPREAVTELRARIASDPVKTADGRSYRCIVDVSETGGAVKGCRNAVFSSANGRALVYIPTAVIEAQYPGKLYSQLHALRGTDSLPNRTMGLAESGAEFLFSVTPANGRRSDGLPAYTVHQARYIGFETSLRGKIRKLRAVLRLSLKRLLYGWGDAGGLLLALLTGSAEYTGEGVRASFQKAGAAHILALSGMHLSLFSGMADTVIRLIGGKKAASYGAYAAAVLFVWFAGASPSLLRALISATLCAVCRSCGLKPRLPDVLAASFFIQLCAAPESIYNVSFALSYAALAGMATIGRLVQPLVCRCPFIPKKTAVNLSTSFGAQLGAAPVTVVVFKCFAPGGGVASMLVTPLVSVFLTVGLAAAAVSFVCPQLRAPLGGIINLLYTCIIRAVCLCAKIPPLEF; this is translated from the coding sequence GTGGTAAACAGCGTAAAAAACGTATTTTCAAAATATGCATTCTGTGCGGCGGCGGGTGTCTACGCCGCGCTTTTCTGCTGCGGAGTAATCACCGTTTCCGTTCCGCGAACGCTGCGGTCTTTGATACCGCGAGAGGCCGTTACGGAACTGCGCGCGCGTATCGCATCCGATCCGGTAAAGACGGCTGACGGACGCTCGTACCGCTGCATTGTGGACGTTTCGGAAACCGGCGGCGCGGTGAAGGGCTGCCGAAACGCCGTCTTTTCATCGGCAAACGGCCGCGCGCTCGTATACATTCCCACAGCCGTAATCGAAGCGCAGTATCCGGGTAAATTGTATTCGCAACTGCACGCGCTGCGCGGCACGGATTCGCTCCCGAACCGTACTATGGGATTAGCCGAATCCGGTGCGGAATTTCTTTTCAGCGTAACACCGGCGAACGGCCGGCGCTCCGACGGGCTGCCCGCTTATACGGTGCACCAGGCGCGGTATATCGGTTTTGAAACTTCGTTACGGGGAAAAATCCGAAAACTGCGCGCCGTGCTGAGGCTCAGCTTGAAACGGCTGCTGTACGGCTGGGGCGACGCGGGCGGACTGCTGCTCGCGCTGCTGACGGGTTCTGCCGAATATACCGGCGAAGGCGTACGCGCTTCGTTTCAAAAAGCCGGTGCGGCTCATATTCTGGCTTTATCGGGAATGCATCTTTCGCTCTTTTCGGGAATGGCGGATACGGTTATCCGACTAATCGGCGGCAAAAAAGCCGCGTCGTACGGTGCGTATGCGGCGGCGGTGTTGTTCGTCTGGTTCGCCGGCGCCTCTCCGTCGTTGCTGCGCGCGCTCATCAGCGCGACTCTTTGCGCAGTGTGCCGTTCGTGCGGATTGAAACCCCGACTGCCGGACGTGCTCGCCGCGTCGTTTTTCATACAGCTGTGCGCCGCCCCCGAAAGTATATACAACGTGTCGTTCGCACTTTCATACGCGGCGCTTGCGGGAATGGCAACGATCGGCAGACTCGTGCAGCCGCTCGTTTGCCGCTGTCCGTTCATACCGAAAAAAACGGCGGTAAACCTGAGTACGTCGTTCGGTGCGCAACTGGGAGCGGCGCCGGTTACCGTGGTCGTGTTTAAATGTTTCGCACCGGGCGGCGGCGTTGCGTCCATGCTCGTTACACCGCTCGTTTCCGTATTTTTAACGGTCGGTCTCGCCGCCGCCGCCGTATCGTTCGTGTGTCCGCAATTACGTGCCCCGCTTGGCGGAATAATCAATCTGTTGTATACTTGTATAATACGGGCGGTGTGCTTATGTGCGAAAATTCCGCCATTGGAGTTTTAA
- a CDS encoding flagellar brake protein yields MYILLFAAVLGIAAVLRLLIVKKDTVSFFITGLDSGFTVPEILMLRKLAKFCNLEEPQALYLSVPALNRSIAQLLAVSKANGTEFSKKTQDFLSKLYAYRTKVELDPSAKKGLQSTKYLDENQKIRVVLKNSGVFASYIIRNARELIVKMPSKKGIITMFGSEWVGKQISVYLWRRNDAHYVFDTTVLNAGQFASQPVLYLAHSDSLTRAQKRREVRVPSRVYADMYLAAKNFKDDTVLEEKEGYRCLLEDISVGGALIRIGGKCPVQTRMKIQFPIGENYIVMVGIIRAVEYNKELNQSRLHFECLKITPEMRNSVFSYVYNVLPPEEKEVFDALAQTDEDKETDGEEQAERDPDEERSPLQSEPDTE; encoded by the coding sequence TTGTACATATTACTTTTTGCCGCCGTTTTAGGTATAGCCGCTGTACTCAGACTGCTGATCGTCAAAAAAGATACCGTTTCATTTTTCATAACCGGACTCGATTCGGGATTTACGGTTCCTGAGATACTGATGCTGAGAAAACTCGCTAAATTCTGCAATCTGGAAGAGCCGCAGGCGCTGTATCTGTCGGTACCGGCACTGAACCGCAGTATCGCGCAGCTGCTTGCCGTATCAAAAGCGAACGGCACCGAATTTTCAAAAAAAACACAGGATTTCCTTTCCAAATTGTACGCGTACCGAACCAAAGTCGAACTCGACCCGTCGGCCAAAAAGGGATTGCAGTCGACGAAATATCTTGACGAAAACCAGAAAATCCGCGTGGTTCTCAAAAATTCCGGCGTATTCGCCTCATATATCATCAGAAACGCACGTGAATTGATCGTCAAAATGCCGTCGAAAAAGGGCATCATAACCATGTTCGGTTCGGAATGGGTGGGCAAACAGATCAGCGTATATCTGTGGCGGCGCAACGACGCGCATTACGTTTTCGATACGACCGTTTTGAACGCGGGACAATTCGCAAGTCAGCCGGTATTGTATCTGGCCCATTCGGATTCACTGACCCGCGCCCAAAAACGCCGGGAAGTTCGCGTTCCGAGCCGAGTGTACGCCGATATGTATCTTGCAGCCAAAAATTTCAAAGACGATACCGTTTTGGAAGAAAAAGAAGGATACCGCTGTTTGCTCGAAGATATTTCCGTCGGCGGCGCGCTGATACGGATAGGCGGAAAATGTCCGGTACAGACCAGAATGAAAATTCAGTTTCCGATTGGGGAAAATTACATCGTCATGGTAGGCATAATCAGGGCAGTCGAATATAATAAGGAACTGAACCAGTCGAGGCTGCATTTCGAATGTCTGAAAATAACGCCTGAAATGCGCAACAGCGTTTTTTCATACGTGTACAACGTGCTGCCTCCGGAAGAAAAAGAGGTTTTCGATGCGTTGGCGCAGACGGATGAAGACAAGGAAACGGACGGTGAGGAACAAGCCGAACGGGATCCGGATGAGGAACGCTCGCCCTTGCAGTCCGAACCGGATACGGAGTAG
- a CDS encoding DUF4340 domain-containing protein has product MTEKKAVRILGGVCCALALLYAASFFAGTGTKSRPRAVRSALLNPKYADTVAGVTISRAGQTAAVSKREGDVWIGTADGIAFPVESKTVAELLETVKKIRNMYIISDDYTDKTGRSDPFQLAEHSAYRLDFTLADGSVRPSLYFGANDYTGRRIYCRTSQSDTVYETEDDLFPRLKTDAKSWADMRLIPQSLTGALEPSAVQRIRITGGASARTLTPKDASFQDTARRILSARAGAIIPDPDSRAGLANTRAAAPANVSAEAARITVDAGDGTVVTLAFFPARESAETDTYYVVPHIEPGPARNGAAFAETIGSCSYALEISSWTFENLISPL; this is encoded by the coding sequence GTGACTGAAAAAAAGGCCGTCCGAATACTCGGCGGCGTCTGCTGCGCTCTGGCACTGCTGTACGCCGCGTCGTTTTTTGCCGGTACCGGAACCAAAAGCCGCCCGCGCGCCGTGCGGAGTGCGCTGCTGAACCCCAAATACGCGGATACGGTTGCCGGCGTCACGATAAGCCGCGCCGGACAAACGGCTGCCGTTTCAAAGCGGGAAGGCGATGTCTGGATCGGAACGGCGGACGGCATCGCGTTCCCCGTCGAATCAAAAACGGTTGCGGAACTGCTCGAAACGGTTAAAAAAATTCGGAATATGTATATAATTTCAGACGATTACACGGATAAAACGGGCCGATCCGATCCGTTTCAGCTCGCGGAACACAGCGCGTACCGGCTTGATTTTACGCTTGCGGACGGATCCGTCCGTCCGAGTCTGTATTTCGGCGCGAACGATTATACCGGCAGAAGGATTTACTGCCGCACTTCGCAGTCGGACACCGTATACGAAACGGAAGACGACCTGTTTCCCCGGCTCAAAACCGACGCAAAAAGCTGGGCGGACATGCGGCTGATTCCGCAGTCGCTGACCGGTGCGCTCGAACCGTCCGCCGTTCAGCGGATAAGGATTACCGGCGGAGCTTCGGCACGGACGCTGACGCCAAAAGACGCCTCGTTTCAGGATACCGCGCGGCGTATCCTTTCCGCCCGAGCCGGCGCAATCATACCTGACCCGGATTCACGCGCCGGATTGGCGAACACCCGCGCTGCTGCACCGGCAAACGTTTCCGCTGAAGCGGCGCGCATAACGGTCGACGCGGGAGACGGAACCGTCGTTACACTGGCTTTCTTTCCGGCGCGGGAATCCGCCGAAACGGACACGTATTACGTCGTTCCGCATATCGAACCGGGACCGGCCCGGAACGGCGCGGCTTTTGCGGAAACGATCGGCAGCTGCTCGTACGCCCTTGAAATCAGCAGCTGGACGTTTGAAAATCTCATCAGCCCGCTCTGA
- a CDS encoding CPBP family glutamic-type intramembrane protease, whose amino-acid sequence MKIHHVLEVFIIFAFLALPPLFVQPGGAESAVGAHAWPSVAASAVAAIFLCVRGFRYAEPRPCVWKGTPVRAGFMLFAALCVNSVIWNAVQAASHGVLPVQTVLAAENSGMFFILRLAAGIAVSAFYEETLYRLFLPEALRFLFSKRRLPVEAAVVVVFALGHRYLGAAAVLNAACAGVLLRVCTIKTGSVAAGTAAHIAYNTVQYALLLLGIRAG is encoded by the coding sequence ATGAAAATTCATCATGTTTTGGAAGTATTTATCATTTTTGCATTTCTTGCACTTCCGCCGCTGTTCGTTCAGCCCGGCGGCGCGGAGAGCGCCGTAGGTGCGCACGCCTGGCCGTCCGTTGCCGCTTCCGCGGTCGCCGCGATTTTTTTATGCGTCAGGGGATTCCGGTACGCCGAACCGCGCCCATGCGTTTGGAAAGGGACGCCGGTGCGCGCCGGATTCATGCTGTTCGCGGCGCTGTGCGTCAATTCGGTTATCTGGAACGCGGTGCAGGCGGCTTCGCACGGTGTTCTGCCGGTGCAGACCGTTTTGGCGGCGGAAAATTCCGGCATGTTTTTCATACTCCGGCTGGCCGCCGGGATCGCCGTATCCGCATTTTATGAAGAAACGCTGTACCGGCTTTTTCTGCCCGAAGCGCTGCGCTTTCTGTTTTCGAAGCGGCGGCTGCCGGTTGAAGCGGCGGTCGTCGTCGTGTTCGCGCTGGGGCATCGGTATTTGGGCGCGGCGGCAGTATTGAACGCCGCGTGCGCGGGCGTGCTGTTGCGGGTGTGTACGATTAAAACCGGTTCCGTAGCAGCTGGTACGGCCGCCCACATCGCGTACAACACGGTGCAGTACGCATTGCTTTTGCTCGGAATCAGAGCGGGCTGA
- a CDS encoding ribonuclease Z, translating into MNLEAFVLGCGGMMPLPYRHLTSVLLRRDGDLFLFDGGEGTQVSLRRLNLKWKKINAIFVSHTHADHVTGIPGLMMLSAQVDRDEPLYIYGPPKIAEYVESNRKVLDMYINYPVVVKEITAPCIVHEGDGFYIRAFPLQHTKTCVGYTLEELDRPGEFNPEAARALNVPCGPLWSKLQTGENVVASDGRTVRPDQVLGAKRPGRKFSYVTDSLYLPSIAKEVRGSDLLICEGMFADDVQDQAREKKHMTARQAATIARDAGVKKMGLIHYSPRYTDYELSVLLEEAKSVFPETVLTKDRMTFDIPYAD; encoded by the coding sequence ATGAATTTGGAAGCATTTGTTTTGGGATGTGGCGGAATGATGCCGCTGCCGTACCGCCATTTGACATCGGTATTGCTCAGACGCGACGGCGATTTATTTTTATTCGACGGCGGTGAAGGAACGCAGGTTTCGCTGCGCAGATTGAATCTCAAATGGAAAAAAATCAACGCAATTTTCGTCAGCCACACGCACGCGGATCACGTTACCGGTATTCCCGGCTTGATGATGCTTTCCGCTCAGGTTGACCGCGATGAACCGCTGTATATTTACGGACCGCCCAAAATAGCCGAATACGTGGAATCGAACCGTAAAGTGCTCGACATGTACATCAATTATCCGGTCGTCGTAAAAGAAATCACCGCGCCGTGCATCGTCCATGAAGGAGACGGCTTCTATATCAGGGCGTTTCCGCTGCAGCACACCAAAACCTGCGTCGGCTACACGCTTGAAGAACTCGATCGGCCCGGCGAATTCAATCCCGAAGCGGCGCGTGCGCTGAACGTTCCCTGCGGCCCGCTGTGGTCGAAGCTTCAAACGGGAGAAAACGTCGTAGCTTCGGACGGACGGACGGTGCGCCCCGACCAAGTGCTCGGCGCAAAACGTCCGGGCCGGAAATTCAGTTACGTAACCGATTCCCTGTATCTGCCGTCGATAGCGAAAGAAGTGCGGGGTTCCGATCTGCTGATATGCGAAGGCATGTTCGCGGACGACGTACAGGATCAGGCGCGCGAAAAAAAACACATGACGGCCCGGCAGGCGGCGACGATTGCGCGCGACGCGGGCGTCAAAAAAATGGGACTGATCCATTACAGTCCGCGCTACACGGATTACGAGCTTTCCGTGTTACTTGAAGAAGCCAAAAGTGTTTTTCCGGAGACGGTGCTTACCAAAGACCGAATGACGTTCGATATTCCGTACGCGGACTGA
- a CDS encoding GldG family protein, which yields MKTTASGRKKLYVLCAACAVLLLLVSGRYYRRIDLTKEKRFSISPISKTVLNGLTEPLRVTYYASAELKNVYPHVRDVSDYLYAYAAENELITVSVADPASRQLESTLAALGIPGRQISSARKNKTELLTVYSAIVLEYREKTAVIPFILSADTLEYELTGRVMPLTQNGSREVYLMAGNGLSVETDYSYTVPWLESAGFSCTVLEPAEFEQILSDLVSGTGVRTPLLLFGSAELNASEAAAVEAFALAGGNVFCAVSPNTADIYGGWEVSPVSSDVLIPVLESWGFGFSDALAADRSCFRMTLLSNTEPPVYEYRDYPLWIVPEPQYAQDSPLARTAGALTFFWASPLELTDSALQPVFRTTPQAYLSVPDPTETPAFITSPFLTDNVPAGGTGQYVLAAAYEGAVSGYYTAASDTASPDRVSGPTGQSGRTGRNSARIIVVPDQYFTATPMLDYTGASGNLDFLVNAALYLSGDDGLLSLRGKAAREGAVYKTDAAGLAAARTPVLALTALGIPLACAAAGAAFAVFRTAANRKRASKSRGGRRD from the coding sequence ATGAAGACGACCGCTTCGGGAAGAAAAAAACTATACGTTTTGTGCGCGGCGTGCGCGGTACTGCTGCTGCTCGTGTCGGGACGGTATTACCGCAGAATCGATTTGACGAAGGAAAAACGCTTTTCTATTTCGCCGATAAGCAAAACGGTTCTCAACGGACTGACCGAACCGCTGCGCGTAACGTATTACGCGTCGGCGGAACTGAAAAACGTCTATCCGCACGTCCGCGACGTGAGCGATTACCTGTACGCGTACGCGGCGGAAAACGAACTGATAACCGTATCGGTCGCCGATCCGGCGAGCCGGCAGCTCGAAAGCACGCTTGCGGCGCTCGGTATTCCCGGCCGGCAGATTTCTTCGGCACGGAAAAACAAAACCGAACTGCTGACCGTCTATTCGGCGATCGTCCTCGAATATCGGGAAAAAACGGCCGTCATTCCGTTTATCCTTTCCGCAGACACGCTGGAATACGAACTGACCGGCCGCGTCATGCCGCTGACGCAAAACGGATCGCGCGAAGTCTATCTGATGGCAGGGAACGGATTGTCGGTCGAAACCGATTATTCGTACACGGTTCCCTGGCTCGAATCGGCGGGATTTTCCTGTACGGTTCTGGAACCGGCTGAATTCGAGCAGATTCTGAGCGACCTCGTTTCCGGAACCGGCGTCCGCACGCCGCTGCTGCTGTTCGGTTCCGCGGAGCTGAACGCTTCGGAAGCCGCCGCCGTCGAAGCGTTCGCACTCGCCGGCGGAAACGTGTTTTGCGCCGTTTCGCCCAATACGGCGGACATTTACGGCGGCTGGGAAGTGTCGCCGGTATCGTCCGATGTTCTGATTCCGGTACTCGAATCGTGGGGATTCGGATTTTCCGACGCGCTGGCGGCCGACCGGTCGTGTTTCCGCATGACGCTTTTGAGCAATACCGAACCGCCGGTCTACGAATACCGCGATTATCCGCTGTGGATCGTTCCCGAACCGCAGTACGCGCAGGATTCTCCGCTCGCCCGGACGGCGGGAGCCTTGACGTTCTTTTGGGCAAGTCCGCTGGAACTCACGGATAGCGCGCTGCAGCCCGTTTTTCGCACGACGCCGCAAGCGTACCTTTCCGTGCCCGATCCGACCGAAACGCCTGCGTTCATAACCAGTCCGTTTCTGACGGACAACGTTCCTGCAGGCGGAACCGGACAATACGTGCTCGCTGCCGCGTACGAAGGTGCCGTTTCCGGATATTATACGGCCGCGTCCGATACGGCGAGTCCGGACCGAGTTTCCGGGCCGACAGGGCAATCCGGACGAACCGGACGAAATTCCGCGCGGATTATCGTCGTGCCTGACCAGTACTTTACCGCAACGCCGATGCTCGACTATACCGGCGCGTCCGGCAATCTCGATTTTCTGGTTAACGCGGCGCTGTATCTGTCGGGTGACGACGGACTGCTTTCGCTGCGCGGCAAAGCCGCCCGTGAAGGGGCGGTGTACAAAACGGATGCAGCCGGTCTCGCCGCCGCGCGCACGCCAGTGCTCGCGCTCACCGCGCTCGGTATTCCGCTCGCCTGTGCCGCCGCGGGCGCGGCGTTCGCCGTGTTCAGAACTGCCGCAAACCGGAAGCGCGCGTCGAAATCAAGAGGAGGCCGCCGTGACTGA
- a CDS encoding ABC transporter permease, with protein sequence MNDRSRRFAVYAARSGAVFKKELFSYSLQPAAYLAAAVMTAACAVRFFISGQFFTMGIGTGDLQLFFTAIPYVSILTVPVFTAGQWEADAAIFEASLPVSDLQLACAKWAAALCACLVALLPGAAVPASVSVFTETDAARLVTGYAGITCFTAAACAAGVFFSASVLSKTAAFLCTALALALSNAAHLLPLSVPLPHWLTEACNYVSFAWHFDAFGKGIVDTRDLAFYAVVSTGFLFAAAAVRSARKRGRAS encoded by the coding sequence ATGAATGACCGCTCGCGGCGCTTCGCCGTGTACGCCGCGCGCAGCGGCGCCGTATTCAAAAAGGAATTATTTTCATACTCGCTGCAGCCCGCCGCGTACCTCGCTGCTGCAGTCATGACCGCCGCGTGCGCCGTCCGTTTTTTCATAAGCGGGCAGTTTTTTACGATGGGGATCGGAACCGGCGACTTGCAACTTTTTTTTACGGCGATACCGTACGTTTCGATTCTGACGGTACCGGTGTTTACGGCGGGGCAATGGGAAGCGGACGCCGCCATTTTTGAAGCCAGTCTGCCGGTATCGGATTTGCAGTTGGCGTGCGCAAAATGGGCGGCGGCGCTGTGCGCGTGTCTGGTCGCGTTGCTGCCCGGTGCCGCGGTACCGGCGTCCGTTTCGGTGTTTACGGAAACGGACGCCGCGCGGCTCGTTACGGGGTATGCGGGAATCACCTGTTTTACCGCCGCCGCCTGCGCTGCGGGTGTGTTTTTTTCCGCTTCCGTTTTATCCAAAACGGCGGCTTTTCTGTGCACGGCGCTCGCACTCGCCCTGTCGAACGCGGCTCATCTGCTGCCGCTGTCCGTACCGCTTCCGCACTGGCTTACGGAAGCGTGCAATTACGTTTCTTTCGCGTGGCATTTCGACGCGTTCGGGAAAGGAATCGTTGACACCCGCGACCTTGCGTTCTACGCGGTCGTTTCGACAGGCTTCCTGTTCGCGGCGGCGGCAGTCCGTTCCGCCCGAAAAAGAGGACGCGCATCATGA
- the rsmA gene encoding 16S rRNA (adenine(1518)-N(6)/adenine(1519)-N(6))-dimethyltransferase RsmA, translating into MSDLSEFLPPPDYDSPAALKKFLDENGMAMQKKFGQNFLINGNARVRLIDTLDIGAGSTVWEVGPGLGAMTKEILSRGAKLTVFEIDRGFASFIGKFFEPYARSGAFILREGDVLKTWKQAAEQGIPDRFFGNLPYNIAAAIVGDLISAGIRFDKAVVTVQKEVAERMCAAAGDGNYSSFSVLCNWAYDVQPVMDLAGGNFWPRPNVDSRAVLMTKKAAFPCCENPGHFMQLQRSLFVSRRKTVKNNLTAFYRNAEKAADVLSAAGIDPQQRAERLTVEQLLQLSDISNQHITE; encoded by the coding sequence ATGTCTGATTTATCCGAATTTCTGCCGCCGCCCGATTACGATTCGCCTGCCGCGTTAAAAAAATTTCTCGATGAAAACGGCATGGCCATGCAGAAAAAATTCGGACAGAATTTTCTGATAAACGGAAACGCCCGCGTCCGGCTGATAGACACGCTCGATATCGGCGCCGGTTCAACCGTATGGGAAGTCGGACCGGGACTCGGCGCCATGACGAAAGAAATACTTTCACGGGGTGCGAAGCTGACCGTATTTGAAATAGACAGGGGATTCGCTTCGTTCATCGGAAAATTTTTCGAGCCGTACGCGCGCAGCGGCGCGTTCATCCTGCGGGAAGGCGACGTGCTCAAAACGTGGAAACAGGCGGCCGAGCAGGGAATCCCCGACCGGTTTTTCGGCAACCTGCCGTACAATATCGCGGCGGCGATCGTCGGCGATTTGATTTCCGCCGGGATAAGATTCGATAAAGCGGTCGTGACCGTACAAAAAGAAGTGGCGGAGAGGATGTGCGCGGCGGCGGGCGACGGGAATTATTCGTCGTTTTCGGTATTATGCAACTGGGCTTACGACGTGCAGCCGGTTATGGATCTTGCCGGCGGCAATTTCTGGCCGCGGCCGAACGTCGATTCGCGCGCCGTCCTTATGACGAAAAAAGCGGCGTTTCCGTGCTGTGAAAATCCCGGACATTTTATGCAGCTGCAACGTTCGCTATTCGTATCACGCCGGAAAACGGTCAAAAACAATTTGACGGCGTTTTACCGCAACGCAGAAAAAGCGGCGGACGTACTGAGCGCCGCCGGTATCGATCCGCAGCAGCGTGCCGAAAGACTGACCGTAGAACAGCTGCTGCAGCTGTCCGATATCAGCAATCAACATATTACGGAATAG
- a CDS encoding ABC transporter ATP-binding protein, translating to MIKLDSFTKKYGSSTGAQDVTFTVEPGSVTGLLGPNGAGKTTVLKAICAIHYPTSGHVGVNGFDAAADPVRVKECVGYVSEQPALVAAFTVGEFLTYAANVRLAPAAGRNAVKRAVDRVCADCAIEDVFFRKISALSKGYRQRLSFAQALLHDPPVLILDEPVSGLDPAQIRQMRNLIRSLAKNRTVLLSTHLMQEVEALCAVIHIMNAGRVAASGTAEQICAQTGAASLEDAFLSLTAGTRPVSEGAADE from the coding sequence GTGATAAAACTCGATTCGTTTACTAAAAAATACGGAAGCAGCACCGGTGCGCAAGACGTTACGTTTACCGTGGAACCCGGTTCAGTTACGGGACTGCTGGGACCGAACGGCGCCGGTAAAACGACTGTTTTAAAAGCGATCTGCGCGATTCACTATCCGACGTCGGGACACGTCGGCGTAAACGGCTTCGATGCCGCCGCCGATCCGGTACGCGTCAAAGAATGCGTCGGTTACGTGAGCGAACAGCCGGCGCTCGTCGCCGCTTTTACCGTCGGAGAATTCTTAACGTACGCGGCCAATGTCCGCCTTGCACCGGCGGCCGGCCGGAACGCCGTAAAACGTGCGGTAGACCGGGTCTGCGCCGACTGTGCGATTGAAGACGTGTTTTTCCGGAAAATTTCAGCACTCTCGAAAGGCTATCGGCAGCGCCTGTCGTTCGCGCAAGCGCTGCTGCACGATCCGCCGGTGCTTATCCTCGACGAACCCGTATCGGGACTTGATCCGGCGCAAATCAGGCAGATGCGGAATCTGATACGCAGCCTTGCGAAGAATCGCACCGTACTGCTTTCGACGCACCTGATGCAGGAAGTGGAAGCGCTGTGCGCGGTAATCCATATCATGAACGCCGGCCGCGTCGCCGCGAGCGGTACTGCGGAGCAGATATGCGCGCAAACTGGTGCGGCATCGCTTGAAGACGCGTTTCTGTCGCTGACGGCCGGAACGCGGCCCGTTTCGGAAGGAGCTGCCGATGAATGA
- a CDS encoding YggS family pyridoxal phosphate-dependent enzyme yields the protein MSTISSNLKQITDSIFEAEQAAGRIRGSVRLVAVSKFHPAQAVLEAIASGQTLFGENRVQEAAAKFETVRAAYPAAELHIIGSLQRNKVKSAVQCASCIQSVDRQELLEEIQKQAEKLGKKIRVLFEFHTGEDSKSGFTDADSVFRAIEFAESASCLVPAGFMTMAPFTQDSRLVSESFRKLSGLRTAAQARFPELELTELSMGMSADYRIAIAEGATMVRIGTAIFGERQSV from the coding sequence ATGAGTACCATTTCATCAAATTTAAAGCAAATTACGGATTCGATTTTTGAAGCGGAGCAGGCGGCCGGCAGAATTCGCGGCTCCGTGCGGCTCGTCGCGGTAAGTAAATTTCATCCGGCGCAGGCCGTACTCGAAGCGATCGCTTCGGGACAGACGCTGTTCGGCGAAAACCGCGTGCAGGAAGCCGCGGCAAAATTTGAAACGGTGCGAGCGGCGTATCCGGCGGCGGAACTGCATATTATCGGTTCGCTTCAGCGCAATAAGGTGAAGTCCGCCGTGCAGTGCGCTTCGTGCATTCAATCGGTGGACAGACAGGAATTACTGGAAGAAATTCAAAAACAGGCGGAAAAACTCGGCAAAAAAATCCGCGTATTGTTTGAATTCCACACGGGAGAAGATTCAAAATCGGGATTTACCGACGCGGACAGCGTGTTTCGGGCTATCGAATTCGCCGAAAGCGCTTCGTGTCTCGTTCCCGCAGGATTTATGACGATGGCGCCGTTTACGCAGGACAGCCGCCTCGTTTCCGAATCGTTCCGGAAGCTGTCCGGACTCAGAACCGCCGCGCAAGCCAGATTTCCGGAACTGGAACTGACGGAACTGTCTATGGGAATGTCCGCCGATTATCGGATAGCCATTGCCGAAGGGGCGACTATGGTCAGAATCGGTACGGCGATATTCGGGGAACGGCAAAGCGTATGA